Below is a genomic region from Staphylococcus carnosus.
ATGTTTCTAAGTTATCATCTTCCAATGCCAATTCTGGATGATGTTCTAACTCTTTTATATGATGGACCACTAACTTAATCTTTTTACGACCATTCTTATTAGGCTCATATACATCAAGAGATACCTTACCTTGTCGCTTACAAGATTGACATTCGAACTGGTCGCGCTCTTGGATTGCCTTTCGCTTGTGTCTCCACTCGCTGCTATTGTAGAACGCACGTCGTTGTGCTTTGCTTAGTGCCACATGCCACCTCCTACTTACTGCTTACTCATATCAACACTGACATGCTTGATAGTATTCATATCAATAAACAAAAGAGACACACCATGTTAGTGATGTGCCTCAGTTATAATATAGTATTCTCATTCACATAGATACATAGTGACCACCGTACCTCTCTATCTGTATCAGATATAAAGAAAGACACAACACTCAATGTGCCATGCCTTATGTACTACTATCGCTATAACTCGATTATAACTTAATAGATATGTGATACCTAATAGTGTTCGATGTGTCCAAAGTGTTCGATGTGTTCTAACTGTAGTTGCCTTGCTGTACATCCATGTACACATTGACTATCTCATTCACACGACCATAGAAGTTAGATCTGCTATTGATACATGCAATGTCCATGATAGTCTTATGCTTCATACCACGCTTCATCATCTGAAGTATATGATAGTTGACCTCATCAGTAACGTACTCCTCATGTTCATCAATGAACTGCATCTTCTCTATCATCTTTATCTTACGTCTCCATTGCTTGTTCCTATTGATGACCTTCACTAATACTTTATCTCCAGTAGTACCTTTAGCTTTAGGTAATGTAGCTTCTATACCATACTGTGCAACAGATGTACTATCACTATCATATATATCTGCTTCTACCATATTCTGATAGAACTTATAGTTATCCAACATCTCTCTTACTTCTTTCTCTGTGTACAATGTGCAGGCCTCCTACATTAGTTTGTTTTCAATATCTGATTTGAATTGTTTTAATTGTTTGATGTATGCTTCTTTATGTTTGATATCTTCTTGCCATTCTTTTATTTGACGTTGATATTTATCAATAGTGTTCTTCGCAATATCTATATCCACTTCAATGTTATGAATCTGCGACTGGTAAAATTTATCCATTATCATCATTCCTTTCAATAAGTGTTTGTATAATAATATCCTTTAACTTTAACTCTTCATTCAACTCTCGATTCGCTATATAAAGCACAAGCGAGAGGAGAGCAAAGAGAATGGTTAGTGCTATCCACATTATTTACTTACCTCCCGCATTATAGTTATGAACCCCATTCAAATCCGCCTGACTGTTGATGTCGTAATCACATGGTGCATCTATCTCATTGTTAGCTGTTAAGCGTATGATAATCTCATTCGTAACGTACTTGCTTAGTTCGTATACAGTGAGGAGTGAGACAATATAGAGTAGGCGTTTAGGATATTCAGACTTATACGTGCCTTTGGTAAAATGCTGTTTGATTGAACGTTTACTGCTAAATAAAGCCCCAGTATTTACTTCTCTATATCTATACCTCTTACCACTTAATACTATAGGATGTTTCAGTTTCTTAATCTCAAACATCTCACCTGACATGTTCATTGTGTTTCCAACATAATATGGTGTCTTTAGCATATACATAGTCATAGGTTAATCCTCCATGTAACGTTTGAAGAAAGCGCCTTTGTTCATAACTCCCCAAGGCTTACAATCTTGCTCAAAGTCATACCATCTATAGAATATTGTTCCTGGATATATTGGAGCATCTTCTTTGTCAGAGACATAGTGGTTTAATAGCAAATACTCCTTACCGTCTGTTCTTGTTAGTAATGGTTCTGAACGTCCTATAAATTCACATACCTCTTTAAAATTCTCTTTTCCTTTAAACTCAATATACTCAACTACGTCTGGTCTTTTAATCGCTTTTTTAATCATTTATTTTTCCTCCTTTAGTTAAATCCGTAGTATGTTGGTATCCACAATCATCACAGCTTCTAACAATAACTACTGGCCCATTACTTCCATACGCACGTTCGGCATCTACATTTAAACTCTTACATCTCGGACACTGGAAGAATGTCTTGTGCTCAAAATAATCGTTGTGTTGAATGAATTTTTCATCGTCTCTATCAATCGTATATATACCATTTGTTTTTAGTGTTTGACTTTTGAGTGCTGTAACTATTTCGTAGTCCCACATATTTACTCACTGTCCTTTCTTATAATCTTTACCGAATAATGTTTCTTTTTCTTCTTCAGTAAAACGCTCATGTTTAATAGTTGTACCTAACCCTCTATTCGCTAACATTCTAGGTTCTTTCACCATCCTCTCAGCCTCTTCCTTACTCTCTGCCTCAATCACAGTGTAGGTTTCATTCTCACGTGCTTTAGTTACATGAGTGAAAGGGTGACCGGTTGAGTCTGTTATGTGTCGGATTAGAAATTGCATTCACAACACCTCATGCGTAATTACATATTTCGTAAGTTTACCACCACATTTTATGGCTACATTATTCGCTTCATCATAATTGTTATATTCAAATAAAGTTGCTCGCTTGATATCATCTGTAAATCCAAATCCTCCTATACGATATTTGAATAAGTAAATACCTTTATTAACTTCAACTACATAATGTGTATCTTTATCTACTACCATCCACACTCACTCCTTATTAAGCAATGCCTTAACTTTATCTAGTATGTCTTTATCTTGTTCCACTTGAACCAAACCCTTTTTCTCCTCTTGCTGTTTCATTACTAAACTCCTTAACTGGTTCTAACTCTGGTTTCCATATTGGTACGATAACCAACTGTGCTAGTCGGTCGCCTTTGTGAATTGTATAATTAGTATTTACGAATTTGCTGACGTATCCATGTTCAAATTTATTTTGAATATTAAAATAAGCATCTTCTTCTGTATCGAACTCTTGACTATCATTCTTAATATTAATCTTCATATGTCCTTGATAACCTGCGTCAATCTTTCCTGTTTCAACTACAAGGTGCGTTTTACTACTAACACCACTTCTACTTGTAAGCAATCCAACATAACCTTTAGGAATATTTACTGCTATATCAGTAGCG
It encodes:
- a CDS encoding HNH endonuclease, translating into MALSKAQRRAFYNSSEWRHKRKAIQERDQFECQSCKRQGKVSLDVYEPNKNGRKKIKLVVHHIKELEHHPELALEDDNLETLCVDCHNKIHDRHYTTWKRKENKWQDEKW
- the rinB gene encoding transcriptional activator RinB, whose amino-acid sequence is MTMYMLKTPYYVGNTMNMSGEMFEIKKLKHPIVLSGKRYRYREVNTGALFSSKRSIKQHFTKGTYKSEYPKRLLYIVSLLTVYELSKYVTNEIIIRLTANNEIDAPCDYDINSQADLNGVHNYNAGGK
- a CDS encoding dUTP diphosphatase, producing the protein MTNLQIKLLSDNATMPTRANATDAGYDIYAAETVILEPQEKALIATDIAVNIPKGYVGLLTSRSGVSSKTHLVVETGKIDAGYQGHMKINIKNDSQEFDTEEDAYFNIQNKFEHGYVSKFVNTNYTIHKGDRLAQLVIVPIWKPELEPVKEFSNETARGEKGFGSSGTR